Proteins found in one Oncorhynchus mykiss isolate Arlee chromosome 17, USDA_OmykA_1.1, whole genome shotgun sequence genomic segment:
- the LOC110495202 gene encoding cell division cycle-associated protein 7 isoform X1, which translates to MDNTGVLGLSLLSNKLAEIFTEDSENDRTFYGFSDCESDLCDHESSDSGNPVDLKDSPIKQPVPYRFTLRVVLRPRKLATPTPHSSEEEERKMKAEKGTVRFEVEEKLVTDGTQPVKQQSGSDSEADLAQSGSFLAKRAQNVKANKAMLAQLIADLHKMPGAALLKSHKEGHLKKEKGSRAPRSKGAVGKSRTSPNRSSQRRTRSMGGAESLEAHQEERALELSLEEELLEVRGDPRQRRAPRPNQAKPHSIRPVEEITEDVLLLVADHTTEKVYNRATGSTCHQCRQKTTDTKTCCRSEECRGIMGQFCGPCLRNRYGEDVRKALLDPDWRCPPCRGICNCSFCRARDGRCPTGILFPLAQFQGFSDVHSYLSSLHSKLSNGED; encoded by the exons ATGGACAAT ACTGGTGTTTTGGGATTGTCTTTGCTCTCCAATAAACTCGCCGAGATTTTCACAGAGGATTCGGAAAATGACAGAACGTTCTATGGGTTTTCCGACTGTGAAAGTGATCTATGTGATCACGAG AGTTCAGACAGTGGCAATCCAGTGGATCTCAAAGACAGCCCCATAAAACAGCCTGTACCCTATCGCTTCACATTACGGGTGGTACTGCGCCCCCGTAAACTAGCCACACCAACTCCTCACTCCagtgaagaagaggagaggaagatgaaggCTGAGAAGGGAACAGTCAGATTTGAAGTTGAAGAGAAGCTGGTGACCGACGGAACACAGCCTGTTAAACAACAGTCAGGTTCTGATTCTGAGGCTGATCTAGCACAGTCTGGATCTTTTCTGGCCAAGAGGGCCCAGAACGTCAAGGCTAACAAAGCTATG TTGGCTCAGTTGATAGCAGACCTGCATAAGATGCCAGGAGCTGCCCTGCTGAAGAGTCACAAAGAAGGCCATCTTAAAAAGGAGAAAGGCTCT CGAGCGCCCCGCTCCAAGGGCGCAGTAGGGAAGTCCAGGACGAGCCCTAACAGATCCTCCCAGAGACGGACCCGCTCCATGGGGGGAGCTGAGAGCTTGGAGGCCCACCAGGAGGAGAGAGCGCTGGAGCTCAGTCTGGAGGAGGAACTATTGGAG GTACGTGGTGATCCGAGGCAGAGGCGTGCTCCGCGTCCCAATCAGGCCAAACCTCACAGCATAAGACCtgtggaggagatcactgaggaTGTGCTACTGCTGGTGGCAGACCACACGACAGAGAAGGTGTACAACAGAGCCACA GGCTCAACGTGTCACCAGTGTCGCCAAAAGACTACCGACACCAAAACGTGTTGCCGTAGCGAGGAGTGTCGTGGTATAATGGGACAGTTCTGTGGCCCGTGTCTGAGGAACCGATACGGAGAGGACGTCAGGAAAGCCCTGCTCGACCCG GACTGGCGGTGTCCACCGTGTCGAGGCATATGTAACTGCAGTTTCTGCCGTGCCAGAGACGGACGCTGCCCAACTGGAATCCTGTTCCCTCTGGCTCAGTTCCAAGGCTTCTCTGATGTCCACTCTTACCTCAGCAG TCTTCACAGTAAACTGTCAAATGGGGAGGACTGA
- the LOC110495202 gene encoding cell division cycle-associated protein 7 isoform X2 produces MTERSMGFPTVKVIYVITRFDISSSDSGNPVDLKDSPIKQPVPYRFTLRVVLRPRKLATPTPHSSEEEERKMKAEKGTVRFEVEEKLVTDGTQPVKQQSGSDSEADLAQSGSFLAKRAQNVKANKAMLAQLIADLHKMPGAALLKSHKEGHLKKEKGSRAPRSKGAVGKSRTSPNRSSQRRTRSMGGAESLEAHQEERALELSLEEELLEVRGDPRQRRAPRPNQAKPHSIRPVEEITEDVLLLVADHTTEKVYNRATGSTCHQCRQKTTDTKTCCRSEECRGIMGQFCGPCLRNRYGEDVRKALLDPDWRCPPCRGICNCSFCRARDGRCPTGILFPLAQFQGFSDVHSYLSSLHSKLSNGED; encoded by the exons ATGACAGAACGTTCTATGGGTTTTCCGACTGTGAAAGTGATCTATGTGATCACGAGGTTTGATATAAGT AGTTCAGACAGTGGCAATCCAGTGGATCTCAAAGACAGCCCCATAAAACAGCCTGTACCCTATCGCTTCACATTACGGGTGGTACTGCGCCCCCGTAAACTAGCCACACCAACTCCTCACTCCagtgaagaagaggagaggaagatgaaggCTGAGAAGGGAACAGTCAGATTTGAAGTTGAAGAGAAGCTGGTGACCGACGGAACACAGCCTGTTAAACAACAGTCAGGTTCTGATTCTGAGGCTGATCTAGCACAGTCTGGATCTTTTCTGGCCAAGAGGGCCCAGAACGTCAAGGCTAACAAAGCTATG TTGGCTCAGTTGATAGCAGACCTGCATAAGATGCCAGGAGCTGCCCTGCTGAAGAGTCACAAAGAAGGCCATCTTAAAAAGGAGAAAGGCTCT CGAGCGCCCCGCTCCAAGGGCGCAGTAGGGAAGTCCAGGACGAGCCCTAACAGATCCTCCCAGAGACGGACCCGCTCCATGGGGGGAGCTGAGAGCTTGGAGGCCCACCAGGAGGAGAGAGCGCTGGAGCTCAGTCTGGAGGAGGAACTATTGGAG GTACGTGGTGATCCGAGGCAGAGGCGTGCTCCGCGTCCCAATCAGGCCAAACCTCACAGCATAAGACCtgtggaggagatcactgaggaTGTGCTACTGCTGGTGGCAGACCACACGACAGAGAAGGTGTACAACAGAGCCACA GGCTCAACGTGTCACCAGTGTCGCCAAAAGACTACCGACACCAAAACGTGTTGCCGTAGCGAGGAGTGTCGTGGTATAATGGGACAGTTCTGTGGCCCGTGTCTGAGGAACCGATACGGAGAGGACGTCAGGAAAGCCCTGCTCGACCCG GACTGGCGGTGTCCACCGTGTCGAGGCATATGTAACTGCAGTTTCTGCCGTGCCAGAGACGGACGCTGCCCAACTGGAATCCTGTTCCCTCTGGCTCAGTTCCAAGGCTTCTCTGATGTCCACTCTTACCTCAGCAG TCTTCACAGTAAACTGTCAAATGGGGAGGACTGA